One genomic segment of Synechocystis sp. LKSZ1 includes these proteins:
- a CDS encoding GUN4 N-terminal ARM-like repeat domain-containing protein — MSSPLPDAASDLAQLSDQLNQGAEKSQRQVIAQLAALGEVGWPLLQDFLKTNYSDTPKLAMAEAYQALRLVEQEAVQEFLNTQFPLGIFPLKSARNIDYRPLQMALAQQEFELADNLTREKLCELAGEGAIQRKWLYFTEVERFPGLDLHTINALWWLHSGGKFGFSVQRKLWLSVGKDFTKLWPKIDWKNGNSWTKYPAGFTWDLSAPAGHLPLLNQLRGVRVAASLYGHPVWSEYQW, encoded by the coding sequence ATGTCTTCTCCCCTGCCTGATGCCGCCTCTGATTTGGCCCAGTTAAGCGATCAACTCAACCAAGGTGCCGAAAAAAGTCAACGACAGGTGATTGCACAACTGGCGGCCCTGGGGGAAGTAGGATGGCCCCTTTTGCAGGACTTTTTAAAGACCAACTACTCAGACACCCCAAAGTTAGCTATGGCCGAGGCCTATCAGGCCCTGCGTCTAGTTGAGCAAGAAGCCGTACAAGAATTCCTGAATACCCAGTTTCCCCTAGGCATTTTTCCCCTCAAGTCCGCCCGCAACATTGATTATCGTCCCTTGCAGATGGCCCTGGCCCAGCAGGAATTTGAATTGGCCGATAACCTGACCCGTGAGAAGTTGTGTGAGTTAGCCGGCGAAGGAGCCATACAACGCAAATGGCTCTATTTCACTGAAGTTGAACGGTTTCCTGGCCTAGACCTGCATACCATTAATGCCCTGTGGTGGTTGCATTCAGGCGGAAAATTTGGTTTCTCGGTACAGCGAAAGCTTTGGCTCTCCGTTGGCAAGGACTTCACTAAGCTCTGGCCTAAAATCGACTGGAAAAATGGCAATAGTTGGACAAAATACCCCGCTGGTTTTACCTGGGATCTCTCGGCACCGGCGGGCCATTTGCCCCTACTGAATCAGTTACGAGGGGTGCGGGTCGCGGCCTCTCTCTATGGCCATCCCGTCTGGTCGGAATACCAATGGTAA
- the nspC gene encoding carboxynorspermidine decarboxylase, with protein MLTEAQLNQIPSPCYVMEAAKLAHNLSIFERVQNEAPVEVMLALKGFALFHSFPLMRSVLAGASASSLWEAQLAAEEFGKEVHVYAPAYRAQDLPAIVPLATHITFNSLTQYERFAPLLAQGQAKAGLRINPEYSPVQTALYNPCVPGSRLGVRAKQLGEKLPPGITGFLSHNLCESDSFALEKTLSQIEQLFGPWLEQIHWLNLGGGHLMTRQDYQVDHAIQVLQAFNQRHPHLRLILEPGSAIVWETGFLVSTVEDLIPTPDFTHVMLDVSFTAHMPDCLEMPYQPRIRGSHLPQTGDLCYRLGGSSCLAGDFLGDYAFAQPLQIGDRLIFEDMMHYTLVKTTMFNGVPHPAIGLWQIDNTFKLWREFTYQDYRSRMG; from the coding sequence ATGCTAACCGAAGCACAATTAAACCAAATCCCGTCGCCCTGCTACGTCATGGAAGCCGCCAAGCTAGCCCATAACCTGAGTATTTTCGAGCGTGTCCAGAACGAAGCCCCAGTAGAGGTCATGCTGGCCCTGAAGGGATTTGCTCTGTTCCATAGTTTTCCCTTGATGCGCTCTGTGTTGGCCGGTGCCTCCGCCAGCTCCCTCTGGGAGGCCCAACTCGCGGCGGAAGAATTCGGCAAGGAAGTTCATGTCTATGCCCCAGCCTATCGGGCCCAGGATTTACCGGCCATTGTTCCCCTGGCCACCCACATTACCTTTAATTCCCTTACCCAGTACGAACGCTTTGCGCCGCTCCTCGCCCAGGGCCAAGCCAAGGCCGGCCTACGGATTAACCCCGAGTATTCCCCCGTGCAAACCGCGCTCTACAATCCCTGTGTGCCGGGTTCTCGCTTGGGAGTCCGGGCCAAACAACTGGGCGAAAAACTGCCGCCGGGGATTACGGGTTTCCTCTCTCATAATCTTTGTGAAAGCGACTCTTTTGCCCTGGAAAAAACCCTCAGCCAGATTGAACAATTATTTGGCCCATGGTTGGAGCAGATCCATTGGCTGAATCTTGGGGGAGGACACTTAATGACCCGTCAGGACTACCAAGTAGATCATGCAATCCAGGTACTTCAGGCTTTTAACCAGCGCCATCCCCACCTCCGGCTCATTCTCGAACCCGGTTCGGCCATCGTTTGGGAAACGGGATTTTTAGTCAGCACCGTGGAAGACCTGATCCCGACCCCAGATTTTACCCACGTTATGCTCGATGTTTCCTTTACGGCCCACATGCCCGATTGCCTAGAGATGCCCTACCAGCCAAGGATTAGGGGCTCCCATCTTCCTCAGACGGGCGACCTTTGTTACCGTCTAGGAGGGTCTAGTTGTTTAGCCGGAGACTTCCTGGGAGACTACGCCTTTGCCCAGCCGCTCCAGATTGGAGACCGGCTTATTTTTGAAGATATGATGCACTATACCCTGGTGAAAACCACGATGTTTAATGGTGTTCCCCACCCTGCCATTGGCCTCTGGCAAATCGACAATACCTTTAAGCTCTGGCGAGAATTTACCTACCAAGATTACCGTAGCCGCATGGGCTAA
- a CDS encoding energy-coupling factor ABC transporter ATP-binding protein gives MPAAITAQDLSFAWTPEQPILNGCSLEVPQGQFWMLLGTNGSGKSTFLRLLAGLLKPTAGRVFLQQPVGFVFQNPDHQLVMPTVGADVAFGLVAENLSPQQVRGRVAEALNAVNLLDLERRPIYALSGGQKQRIAIAGAIARHCEVLLLDEPTALLDADTQQELVLQVQRLVKHRGLTALWVTHRLEELDYCDGAFLLEQGRVIAQGDPQKLKAKMIELELAKTP, from the coding sequence TTGCCCGCCGCCATTACTGCCCAAGACCTTTCCTTTGCCTGGACGCCAGAACAACCCATTCTCAACGGATGCTCCCTGGAGGTGCCCCAGGGCCAATTTTGGATGTTACTTGGCACCAACGGTAGTGGGAAATCCACCTTTCTCCGTTTATTAGCTGGTTTATTAAAGCCAACGGCGGGCCGGGTCTTTCTCCAGCAGCCCGTGGGTTTTGTCTTTCAAAACCCCGACCACCAGTTGGTCATGCCCACGGTGGGGGCCGATGTGGCCTTTGGCTTAGTGGCGGAAAACTTATCCCCCCAACAAGTCCGGGGGCGAGTGGCCGAGGCATTGAATGCCGTCAATTTATTGGATCTAGAGCGTCGCCCTATCTACGCCCTGAGTGGCGGACAAAAACAACGCATTGCCATTGCGGGGGCCATTGCTCGCCATTGTGAAGTTTTATTGCTGGATGAACCGACCGCACTCCTGGATGCCGATACCCAGCAGGAACTTGTCCTCCAAGTACAACGCTTGGTTAAGCATCGCGGCCTCACGGCCCTGTGGGTGACCCACCGCCTTGAAGAGCTGGATTACTGTGATGGAGCTTTCTTGTTGGAACAGGGGCGGGTGATTGCCCAGGGAGACCCCCAAAAACTCAAGGCAAAAATGATTGAATTGGAACTAGCTAAAACGCCTTAA
- a CDS encoding flavin reductase family protein: protein MLDEQAKKTLLRKIPHGLFICGVKDGDEFNGFTASWVMQASFEPPLVVNCVRKDSGSNAMIQNSGVFTLSFLEEGQKDIAAQFFKPKRRVGNKFEDLAADDAPATGCPVLQDCLGYVECRVVGQVEHGDHTVFVGEVIGAKVHRDGNPLLLESTGWQYGG, encoded by the coding sequence GTGTTAGACGAACAAGCCAAAAAAACCCTGCTCCGTAAAATTCCCCATGGACTCTTTATATGTGGGGTTAAGGATGGTGATGAGTTCAATGGCTTTACCGCCAGTTGGGTGATGCAGGCCTCCTTTGAGCCGCCCCTGGTGGTTAATTGTGTCCGCAAAGACTCTGGCTCCAACGCCATGATCCAGAATAGTGGTGTCTTTACCCTCAGCTTTCTGGAAGAAGGCCAAAAAGACATTGCCGCCCAATTTTTTAAGCCGAAGCGTCGAGTCGGCAACAAGTTTGAAGATCTGGCGGCCGATGATGCCCCGGCAACCGGCTGTCCAGTTTTGCAAGATTGCCTCGGTTACGTGGAATGTCGCGTTGTCGGGCAAGTAGAGCACGGCGACCATACCGTATTTGTGGGAGAAGTGATTGGTGCGAAAGTCCACCGGGATGGCAATCCGTTGCTGTTAGAGAGTACCGGCTGGCAGTACGGCGGTTAA
- the pgeF gene encoding peptidoglycan editing factor PgeF, with amino-acid sequence MTDSSLWQWQTWQEKPYLTCQLLASWPHGFFTQHFAPQTPETLVMALDPQAKVFRVKQVHGNTVLTPQEIAHEMHQGDSEAILPGADGVLSDQARQAVWVASADCTPALIGDVTTGQVAAVHAGWRGTAQRILPVTVQRFLTNGSQLADLRVALGPAISGEVYQVHRQVALAVGKSTQDPGDADLAEDVYLAGLMTLAEPPLLPDTKPDHYRLDVRCINQLQLTNLGLKPEQLSIAPYCTYKNPDHFFSYRRTGAKNVQWSGIVSL; translated from the coding sequence ATGACTGATTCCTCCCTTTGGCAATGGCAGACTTGGCAGGAAAAGCCTTACCTCACCTGTCAGCTTCTGGCTTCCTGGCCCCACGGTTTTTTTACCCAGCACTTTGCACCCCAGACGCCGGAAACCTTGGTGATGGCCCTAGACCCTCAGGCTAAGGTTTTTCGGGTCAAGCAAGTCCATGGCAATACAGTACTCACACCTCAAGAAATTGCCCACGAGATGCACCAGGGAGACAGTGAAGCCATATTACCCGGAGCTGATGGAGTCTTGAGTGACCAAGCCCGTCAAGCGGTTTGGGTGGCCAGTGCGGATTGTACCCCGGCCCTAATTGGAGATGTCACCACCGGCCAGGTGGCGGCGGTTCATGCGGGTTGGCGAGGAACGGCCCAACGGATTCTGCCCGTTACGGTTCAGCGATTTTTAACGAATGGCAGTCAGTTAGCCGATCTACGAGTGGCCCTGGGGCCCGCCATTAGCGGAGAAGTTTATCAAGTGCATCGTCAGGTGGCCCTGGCGGTGGGGAAAAGTACCCAAGATCCTGGGGATGCAGATCTGGCAGAGGATGTCTATCTGGCAGGCCTGATGACTCTAGCTGAGCCACCTCTTTTACCCGATACCAAGCCAGACCATTACCGCCTCGATGTGCGTTGTATTAATCAGTTGCAACTGACAAACCTTGGTCTCAAACCAGAACAATTATCTATTGCTCCCTACTGCACCTACAAAAATCCCGACCATTTCTTTTCCTACCGCCGCACCGGGGCCAAAAATGTCCAATGGTCGGGCATCGTTAGTCTCTGA
- a CDS encoding ABC transporter ATP-binding protein/permease produces the protein MSQTKFQFNQKLWWRFIESSQPYFFPVGNQQTRIFLGLIVVLLITVISLTFFLTIGLTLAGKALFPAFFSNGAQGLVTQVEQILKSPLPLIFLGLLALAASAFFSQRSKLRQRWLQWLLLGLLLFLLFVVNGLNVILSFVFRFIDTALNQKESDVFWQFLWTYGLVIVLAIPIIVAYRYLRQKLGLLWREWLTQHFLNRYFHQRAYYRLDSNAVNTELDNPDQRITQDVKSFTSVTLDFLLDILDSILTLLSFTAILFNLSKALTWGLVGYAVFGTAIAIAIGTRLIRINYEQLRLEANFRYSLVRVRDNAESIAFYQGENLEREQVLTRLLQAIRNFDLLIIWQSLISLFQLGYNYFTSLIPYIIVAPLYLSGKLDFGAISQASLAFGQVLSALSLVTNQIQGITEFAASINRLGEFYESLAEPDPETSPEVAPVILTQIAPTLQLTNLTLQPPNSSRRLIRDLSLTVGPQQHLLIMGASGTGKSSLLRAIAGLWNTGQGLIERPALHEMLFLPQRPYMIRGSLREQLLYPNPEQQADEDFLQWVLQTVNLPDLAQRFGGFAAEENWENVLSLGEQQRVALGRVLVSRPCYAILDEATSALDIHNEERLYQALEQLGTTYVSVGHRTSLTRYHRQCLEILEGGHWQLQPLNAG, from the coding sequence ATGTCCCAAACGAAATTTCAATTTAATCAGAAACTGTGGTGGCGCTTCATTGAAAGCTCCCAGCCCTATTTTTTTCCGGTTGGCAATCAGCAAACCCGTATTTTTCTGGGTCTTATTGTTGTCTTATTAATTACTGTTATTAGCCTGACTTTTTTCCTGACGATTGGCCTGACCCTGGCAGGAAAGGCTCTATTTCCTGCTTTTTTTAGCAATGGGGCCCAGGGCCTGGTTACACAGGTTGAACAAATTTTAAAATCGCCTCTACCCTTAATTTTTCTTGGCCTATTGGCCCTGGCCGCCAGTGCCTTTTTTTCTCAGCGGTCTAAACTTCGTCAACGCTGGCTGCAATGGCTTCTATTAGGACTGTTACTGTTCCTGCTGTTTGTGGTTAATGGCCTGAATGTCATCCTCAGTTTTGTCTTTCGGTTTATCGATACAGCCCTGAACCAGAAAGAAAGTGATGTTTTTTGGCAGTTCCTTTGGACTTATGGTTTGGTGATTGTTCTGGCCATTCCGATTATTGTGGCCTATCGCTACCTGCGGCAAAAGCTGGGTCTACTCTGGCGGGAATGGTTAACCCAACATTTTCTGAATCGTTACTTTCACCAACGAGCCTATTATCGTCTTGATTCCAATGCGGTTAATACCGAATTGGATAACCCCGACCAACGGATTACCCAGGATGTCAAATCCTTTACCAGCGTTACCCTCGATTTTTTATTGGATATTCTGGATTCTATCCTGACTCTGCTTTCTTTCACGGCCATTTTGTTTAATTTATCCAAGGCCCTGACCTGGGGCCTGGTGGGCTATGCGGTCTTCGGAACGGCCATTGCCATTGCCATTGGGACGCGCCTGATTCGGATTAATTATGAACAATTACGACTGGAAGCAAATTTTCGTTATAGCCTAGTCCGGGTGCGGGATAATGCCGAATCCATTGCCTTTTATCAAGGGGAAAATTTAGAACGGGAGCAGGTACTGACCCGTCTCCTCCAGGCCATTCGCAACTTCGATTTACTGATTATTTGGCAGTCTTTAATTAGTCTTTTCCAACTGGGCTATAACTACTTTACGAGTTTAATTCCCTACATCATCGTGGCCCCATTATACCTATCGGGCAAACTGGATTTTGGGGCCATTTCTCAGGCCAGTCTCGCCTTTGGCCAGGTGTTATCGGCCCTGTCTCTAGTAACAAACCAAATTCAGGGGATTACGGAATTTGCTGCTAGCATTAACCGTCTAGGGGAATTTTATGAATCCCTAGCGGAACCCGACCCGGAGACATCTCCAGAAGTTGCGCCGGTAATCCTCACCCAGATTGCGCCGACTCTCCAGTTAACCAACCTGACGCTCCAGCCACCTAATTCCTCCCGTCGTCTGATCCGTGACCTGTCCTTAACCGTAGGGCCCCAGCAACATTTACTGATCATGGGGGCCAGTGGAACGGGAAAAAGTTCTCTCCTGCGGGCCATTGCGGGTCTTTGGAATACGGGCCAGGGCCTGATCGAACGGCCGGCCTTGCACGAAATGCTCTTTTTACCTCAGCGGCCCTACATGATTCGTGGCAGTCTGCGGGAACAACTCCTCTATCCCAATCCCGAACAACAGGCTGATGAGGATTTTCTGCAATGGGTCTTGCAAACGGTCAATTTGCCAGATCTGGCCCAGCGGTTTGGCGGCTTTGCGGCGGAGGAAAACTGGGAAAATGTGCTGTCCTTGGGAGAACAACAGCGGGTGGCCCTGGGCCGCGTTTTAGTCAGTCGGCCCTGCTACGCCATCTTGGATGAGGCCACCAGTGCCCTGGATATTCATAACGAAGAACGTCTTTATCAGGCCCTGGAGCAGTTGGGGACTACCTACGTCAGCGTTGGCCATCGCACGAGCCTGACCCGCTACCATCGTCAGTGTCTAGAAATTCTAGAGGGGGGCCATTGGCAGTTGCAGCCCCTCAACGCAGGGTAA
- a CDS encoding phenylpyruvate tautomerase MIF-related protein has translation MPFLKIQTALPLEAIASSVEPLLAELSQKLAQHLGKPEAYVMTSFEPSFKMTFAGSFAPTCYLEVKSVGTMSPAQTQAMSRDFCTIVQRHLAIPPDRTYIEFNDAKGSMWGYNGTTF, from the coding sequence ATGCCCTTTCTTAAAATTCAAACGGCCCTGCCCCTAGAGGCCATCGCCTCCTCCGTAGAACCCCTACTAGCCGAACTCTCCCAAAAATTGGCCCAGCACCTCGGGAAGCCGGAGGCCTACGTCATGACCAGCTTTGAACCCAGCTTCAAAATGACCTTTGCCGGCAGTTTTGCCCCGACCTGTTACCTCGAAGTGAAGAGTGTCGGCACAATGTCACCGGCCCAAACCCAGGCCATGAGTCGGGATTTTTGCACCATTGTCCAACGTCATCTGGCTATTCCCCCAGACCGCACCTACATTGAATTTAATGATGCCAAAGGATCAATGTGGGGCTATAACGGGACAACCTTCTAA
- a CDS encoding ATP-binding cassette domain-containing protein — protein sequence MPQIDRPILILNNQGQTCSPFVLTQRQHILGRDPQLADLLVPPDWGVISRCQATLLEINGRYHIFDGDRRQPSRNRLFINNHLITHDLGYCLQDGDLIKIGQNFQILITLKFLASPRSSSSRSVSALNAVSVAQKSTVIGRDPGANLQLLAPTVSRKHAVLDYLEPNHYLLHDYSTNGIFVNDVKVKGKIHLNDGAIIKIAPFTLVLQNNHLAIADRGDHIRLDAQNILRVVKNKQNEEITLLNHISLPIEPGQLVALVGGSGAGKSTLMRTLLGIEPTTQGVVYLNGEDLRNNFNIYRNQIGYVPQKDIVHRELRVEEVLRYAAQLRLPADSDIDGVIDQTLEQIEMQEQREVLVKNLSGGQLKRVSIGVELLVDPKLFFLDEPTSGLDPGLDKKMMQLLRKLADQGRTIILVTHATSNINLCDRLVFLGQGGNLCYFGDFSDAAQFFALNGGDFADIYIQLDNPGAVLATASRYQQSPYQKKYIDERLAIDPSQASQAHPEQVKANFFQQTAILCQRYFQLLVRDPVSVGTTLVTAPISILLIDLAIRQKEPFVLGTEENPALAPLAQTVVFVFTCAAIWVGLASSLQEIVKENDIYLRERLVNLNLLAYLCSKVVILAGLALLQTVFMVAAIAWGFSAPESWSVSWLLGVSITSFLTLFAAMALGLMISSLVKNSTQANSALPILLLPQIIFSGVLFKTEGLISKYLSWLTISRWSVGAYGALVDINRLVPAPIQLPDGREIAPPFKITAVYDPSWHNLSLNWQLLMLHALLYSVIAFWLQKRKDVL from the coding sequence ATGCCACAGATTGATCGACCTATCTTAATCCTCAATAATCAAGGGCAAACCTGCTCTCCTTTTGTTCTAACGCAACGCCAGCATATTCTTGGTCGAGACCCCCAGCTAGCAGATCTGCTCGTCCCCCCGGATTGGGGCGTGATTAGTCGTTGCCAGGCCACCCTACTGGAAATTAACGGTCGCTACCACATCTTCGACGGCGATCGCCGCCAGCCCAGCCGTAATCGCTTATTCATCAACAATCATCTCATCACTCACGACTTAGGCTATTGCCTCCAGGATGGCGACCTGATCAAAATTGGGCAAAACTTTCAGATTCTGATCACCCTTAAATTTCTAGCTTCTCCCCGCAGTAGCTCCAGTCGTTCTGTTTCCGCTCTCAATGCCGTTTCCGTTGCTCAAAAGTCCACGGTCATTGGCCGCGACCCCGGCGCGAATCTACAGTTGCTGGCCCCCACCGTTTCGCGTAAACACGCTGTTCTGGATTACCTAGAACCCAATCACTATCTTCTGCACGACTATAGTACCAATGGCATTTTCGTCAATGATGTCAAAGTTAAGGGCAAAATTCACCTCAACGACGGTGCCATTATCAAAATTGCCCCCTTCACGCTGGTTCTACAAAATAATCATCTGGCGATCGCCGACCGGGGAGACCATATCCGCCTAGATGCCCAAAATATTCTGCGGGTGGTTAAGAATAAGCAAAACGAAGAAATTACCTTACTTAACCATATTTCTCTACCTATCGAGCCGGGGCAGTTAGTGGCCCTTGTCGGGGGGAGCGGGGCCGGTAAATCCACTTTGATGCGCACCCTGCTAGGCATTGAACCCACCACTCAGGGCGTAGTCTATCTCAATGGTGAAGACCTCCGCAACAACTTCAATATCTACCGCAACCAGATCGGTTACGTCCCTCAAAAAGACATTGTGCATCGGGAACTGCGGGTCGAAGAAGTCCTGCGCTATGCGGCCCAACTGCGTCTCCCGGCTGATAGCGACATTGATGGGGTGATTGACCAGACCCTAGAACAGATTGAAATGCAGGAACAGCGGGAGGTGTTGGTCAAAAATCTCAGTGGCGGCCAACTCAAACGGGTCTCCATTGGCGTCGAACTGCTGGTTGACCCGAAACTCTTCTTCCTGGATGAACCCACCTCTGGCCTCGACCCCGGCTTGGACAAAAAGATGATGCAACTCCTGCGGAAACTTGCCGACCAAGGACGCACCATTATCCTCGTCACCCATGCCACCAGTAACATTAATCTCTGTGATCGCCTGGTATTTCTGGGTCAGGGAGGCAATCTCTGCTATTTTGGCGATTTTAGCGATGCCGCCCAATTTTTTGCGCTGAACGGCGGCGATTTTGCCGATATTTATATCCAACTGGATAATCCAGGAGCCGTCCTGGCCACCGCCAGCCGCTATCAACAGTCTCCCTACCAGAAGAAATATATTGATGAACGCCTCGCCATTGACCCCTCCCAGGCTAGTCAAGCTCATCCCGAACAGGTCAAAGCCAACTTTTTTCAGCAAACGGCGATCCTTTGCCAACGCTATTTTCAACTCTTGGTGCGAGACCCGGTTAGCGTCGGCACTACTTTGGTAACGGCCCCCATCAGTATTCTGCTGATTGACCTGGCCATCCGGCAAAAAGAACCTTTTGTTCTAGGAACAGAAGAGAATCCGGCCCTGGCCCCCTTGGCCCAAACGGTAGTCTTTGTTTTCACCTGTGCGGCCATCTGGGTTGGCCTAGCCAGTTCTCTGCAGGAAATTGTTAAAGAAAACGATATTTATCTGCGGGAACGCTTGGTGAATCTCAATCTCCTTGCTTACCTCTGTTCCAAAGTCGTGATCCTGGCCGGACTGGCCCTCCTGCAAACGGTCTTTATGGTCGCGGCGATTGCCTGGGGCTTTTCTGCACCAGAATCCTGGAGTGTTTCTTGGTTACTGGGGGTCAGTATTACCAGTTTCTTAACGCTCTTTGCGGCCATGGCCCTGGGCTTAATGATCTCCAGCCTGGTAAAAAATAGCACCCAAGCCAACAGTGCCCTGCCGATCTTGCTTTTGCCTCAAATTATTTTCTCTGGGGTTCTATTCAAAACCGAGGGATTAATCAGTAAATATTTGTCCTGGTTGACCATTAGTCGCTGGTCAGTGGGGGCCTACGGGGCTTTGGTGGATATTAACCGACTGGTTCCCGCCCCCATCCAACTCCCCGACGGTCGCGAGATCGCCCCGCCCTTTAAGATCACAGCGGTCTATGACCCCAGTTGGCATAACCTCAGCCTAAACTGGCAACTGCTGATGCTCCATGCTTTGCTGTATTCGGTGATCGCCTTTTGGCTACAAAAACGTAAGGATGTTCTTTAA